In Stigmatopora argus isolate UIUO_Sarg chromosome 17, RoL_Sarg_1.0, whole genome shotgun sequence, the following are encoded in one genomic region:
- the LOC144091506 gene encoding tumor necrosis factor ligand superfamily member 10-like isoform X1, with translation MIDFPGPHKMMRRSRFGPRAATLTHETPVEMNFPKADKGRRRASPGPPPPDRLASPHPQLPGLPRASSPFRLSLSLSLRHTDRSLLVRRRSRRAESLRVSEAAYRGGARAPSVAMTAGWAAKLGLALLAAVLLQSLLVVLTLLRFATSLDALKETFSRSSVSCLKGWDLESQTSTEGAGTGAPATRGHPCWQVTQQLQQLVHKSLTQRYQKYISSAVKERMFGVPPSPEDDGAPRPKVGAHVTGSFVPKTDAATAATLVRRVHGQKIWWWEGEKGLAFLQDIQLVDGELVVPRPGLYYVYAQTYFRHVASEDEDAEDQDRGRPLLQYVYKKLSSYPVPILLMKTSRTSCWSRHSQFSLHSAHQGGLFALGPGDRLFVTVTDASAVDADEKSSFFGAFLVS, from the exons atgattgactttcccgggccacacaaaatgatgcggcggtccagatttggcccccgggccgccactttgacacat GAAACGCCAGTTGAAATGAACTTTCCAAAAGCAGACAAAGGCAGACGGCGCGCCTCCCCCGGACCGCCTCCCCCGGaccgcctcgcctcgcctcacCCGCAGCTGCCTGGACTCCCCCGTGCCTCCTCCCCCTTTcggctatctctctctctctctctccgtcacACAGACCGGTCGCTCCTCGTCCGTCGTCGCAGCCGGCGCGCCGAAAGTCTGCGGGTGAGCGAGGCGGCGTACCGGGGCGGCGCGCGCGCTCCGTCCGTGGCCATGACGGCGGGCTGGGCCGCCAAGTTGGGACTGGCGCTGCTGGCGGCCGTCCTGCTGCAGAGCCTGTTGGTCGTCCTCACTTTGCTACGCTTCGCCACCTCGCTGGACGCC TTGAAGGAGACCTTCTCCCGGAGCAGCGTGTCCTGCCTGAAAGGTTGGGACCTGGAGAGCCAGACCTCCACCGAAGGCGCCGGCACCGGCGCCCCCGCGACCAGGGGCCATCCGTGTTGGCAGGTCACGCAGCAACTGCAGCAACTCGTccacaag tcgcTAACGCAACGCTATCAGAAGTACATTTCGTCAGCGGTTAAAG AGCGAATGTTCGGAGTCCCGCCCTCGCCAGAGGACGACGGCGCGCCGAGACCCAAAGTCGGCGCCCACGTCACGGGGAGCTTCGTGCCTAAAACGGATGCCG CCACGGCGGCGACGCTGGTCCGTCGCGTCCACGGCCAAAAAATCTGGTGGTGGGAAGGCGAGAAGGGGCTGGCCTTCCTGCAGGACATCCAGCTGGTGGACGGCGAGCTGGTGGTCCCGCGACCCGGCCTCTACTACGTCTACGCGCAGACGTACTTCCGTCACGTGGCGTCGGAGGACGAGGACGCCGAGGACCAGGACCGGGGGAGGCCTTTGCTACAGTACGTCTACAAAAAG TTGAGCAGCTACCCGGTCCCCATCCTGCTGATGAAGACCAGCCGGACGTCGTGCTGGTCTCGCCACTCGCAGTTCTCGCTGCACTCGGCCCACCAGGGTGGTCTCTTTGCCCTGGGCCCCGGCGACCGGCTCTTCGTCACCGTGACCGACGCGTCGGCCGTGGACGCCGACGAGAAGAGCAGCTTCTTCGGGGCCTTCCTGGTCAGCTGA
- the LOC144091506 gene encoding tumor necrosis factor ligand superfamily member 10-like isoform X2, giving the protein MNFPKADKGRRRASPGPPPPDRLASPHPQLPGLPRASSPFRLSLSLSLRHTDRSLLVRRRSRRAESLRVSEAAYRGGARAPSVAMTAGWAAKLGLALLAAVLLQSLLVVLTLLRFATSLDALKETFSRSSVSCLKGWDLESQTSTEGAGTGAPATRGHPCWQVTQQLQQLVHKSLTQRYQKYISSAVKERMFGVPPSPEDDGAPRPKVGAHVTGSFVPKTDAATAATLVRRVHGQKIWWWEGEKGLAFLQDIQLVDGELVVPRPGLYYVYAQTYFRHVASEDEDAEDQDRGRPLLQYVYKKLSSYPVPILLMKTSRTSCWSRHSQFSLHSAHQGGLFALGPGDRLFVTVTDASAVDADEKSSFFGAFLVS; this is encoded by the exons ATGAACTTTCCAAAAGCAGACAAAGGCAGACGGCGCGCCTCCCCCGGACCGCCTCCCCCGGaccgcctcgcctcgcctcacCCGCAGCTGCCTGGACTCCCCCGTGCCTCCTCCCCCTTTcggctatctctctctctctctctccgtcacACAGACCGGTCGCTCCTCGTCCGTCGTCGCAGCCGGCGCGCCGAAAGTCTGCGGGTGAGCGAGGCGGCGTACCGGGGCGGCGCGCGCGCTCCGTCCGTGGCCATGACGGCGGGCTGGGCCGCCAAGTTGGGACTGGCGCTGCTGGCGGCCGTCCTGCTGCAGAGCCTGTTGGTCGTCCTCACTTTGCTACGCTTCGCCACCTCGCTGGACGCC TTGAAGGAGACCTTCTCCCGGAGCAGCGTGTCCTGCCTGAAAGGTTGGGACCTGGAGAGCCAGACCTCCACCGAAGGCGCCGGCACCGGCGCCCCCGCGACCAGGGGCCATCCGTGTTGGCAGGTCACGCAGCAACTGCAGCAACTCGTccacaag tcgcTAACGCAACGCTATCAGAAGTACATTTCGTCAGCGGTTAAAG AGCGAATGTTCGGAGTCCCGCCCTCGCCAGAGGACGACGGCGCGCCGAGACCCAAAGTCGGCGCCCACGTCACGGGGAGCTTCGTGCCTAAAACGGATGCCG CCACGGCGGCGACGCTGGTCCGTCGCGTCCACGGCCAAAAAATCTGGTGGTGGGAAGGCGAGAAGGGGCTGGCCTTCCTGCAGGACATCCAGCTGGTGGACGGCGAGCTGGTGGTCCCGCGACCCGGCCTCTACTACGTCTACGCGCAGACGTACTTCCGTCACGTGGCGTCGGAGGACGAGGACGCCGAGGACCAGGACCGGGGGAGGCCTTTGCTACAGTACGTCTACAAAAAG TTGAGCAGCTACCCGGTCCCCATCCTGCTGATGAAGACCAGCCGGACGTCGTGCTGGTCTCGCCACTCGCAGTTCTCGCTGCACTCGGCCCACCAGGGTGGTCTCTTTGCCCTGGGCCCCGGCGACCGGCTCTTCGTCACCGTGACCGACGCGTCGGCCGTGGACGCCGACGAGAAGAGCAGCTTCTTCGGGGCCTTCCTGGTCAGCTGA
- the LOC144091442 gene encoding neutral cholesterol ester hydrolase 1-like, giving the protein MKLRYAGALLLSAAAYYVYLPLPGGVCEPWKLMLLDALFRGLMRAGDGAQSLGVCHRAHLLNKVVSWVETIEARSSATVHVSDGELGGVAARIFLSRGDRKAKRGVVYFHGGGWALGSGRMRSYDLLCRKIAEDLDAVVISVDYRLAPEAVFPDQYRDALAASRAFLSEEVAERYGLDRHRLCVSGDSSGGNLAAAVAQELGSDATLTAHFKAQALIYPVLQALDFHTPSYQQNQAVPILFRPVMARFWLIYLGADPSLESALLANNQSALDQVVFGPAARSRLDWSALLPARRKKNFRPRVVPRGTPGLLERAPALLDVRAAPLLAETDVLARTPPAYVLTCEFDVLRDDGMMYAQRLRHAGVPVTSDHYEDGFHGCLSFAYWPVASGVGRRAVDNFVKWLDGNL; this is encoded by the exons ATGAAGCTCCGTTACGCCGGAGCCCTGCTCCTGTCGGCGGCCGCCTACTACGTGTACCTGCCGCTGCCGGGCGGTGTGTGCGAGCCGTGGAAGCTGATGCTCCTGGACGCCCTCTTCCGGGGATTAATGCGTGCG GGTGACGGAGCCCAGTCGCTGGGCGTGTGCCACCGGGCGCACCTGCTCAACAAGGTGGTGTCGTGGGTGGAGACCATCGAGGCCCGATCCAGCGCGACCGTCCACGTGAGCGACGGAGAGCTGGGGGGCGTCGCCGCCAGAATCTTCCTGTCCAGAGGGGACCGGAAGGCCAAAAGGGGCGTGGTCTACTTCCACGGTGGGGGGTGGGCCCTCGGCAGCGGAC GAATGCGATCGTATGACCTTTTGTGCCGCAAGATAGCCGAGGATTTGGACGCTGTGGTCATATCTGTCga TTACCGTCTGGCTCCAGAGGCGGTGTTCCCGGATCAGTACCGCGACGCGCTGGCGGCGTCGCGGGCGTTTCTGTCCGAGGAGGTCGCGGAGCGTTACGGGTTGGATCGCCATCGCCTCTGCGTGTCCGGGGACAGCTCGGGGGGGAACCTGGCGGCGGCCGTGGCGCAGGAG CTGGGCTCCGACGCCACCCTGACGGCTCACTTCAAGGCCCAAGCCTTAATCTACCCGGTCCTGCAAGCGCTGGACTTCCACACGCCGTCTTACCAGCAGAACCAGGCGGTGCCCATCCTCTTCCGACCCGTCATGGCCCGCTTCTGGCTGATCTACCTCGGGGCCGACCCGTCTCTGGAGTCGGCGCTTTTGGCCAACAACCAGAGCGCGCTGGACCAAGTGGTCTTCGGCCCGGCCGCGCGCTCCCGACTGGACTGGAGCGCTCTTCTACCGGCCCGCCGCAAGAAGAACTTCCGCCCGCGGGTGGTGCCGAGGGGCACGCCGGGTCTGCTGGAGCGGGCGCCGGCGCTGCTGGACGTCAGGGCGGCGCCCCTCCTCGCGGAGACGGACGTTCTGGCCAGGACGCCGCCGGCCTACGTGCTGACGTGCGAGTTCGACGTGCTGCGAGACGACGGGATGATGTACGCGCAGAGGCTGCGGCACGCCGGCGTACCGGTCACTTCCGACCACTACGAGGACGGCTTCCACGGGTGCCTGTCGTTCGCGTACTGGCCCGTGGCGTCCGGCGTGGGCCGCCGGGCCGTCGACAATTTCGTCAAATGGCTGGACGGGAATCTCTGA
- the emc9 gene encoding LOW QUALITY PROTEIN: ER membrane protein complex subunit 9 (The sequence of the model RefSeq protein was modified relative to this genomic sequence to represent the inferred CDS: substituted 1 base at 1 genomic stop codon), which translates to MGEVELSCRAYIKMYLHASHFPRCSVNGLLLSSTSKGGAVCVTDCVPLLHSHLSLAPVTQLALTQVDVWCSQTQQRIVGYYQANASVSDSSPTQGALKIADKIAEQCDGAILLMLDGSKMSPDXRVPPIVMYERKDSRWTLKDKHTIMLRQWEDTRAIASQMLESGDQSRLVDFDSHLDDITKDWTNQKLNAKIAELASPANGNI; encoded by the exons ATGGGCGAAGTGGAGTTGTCGTGCCGGGCGTACATCAAAATGTACCTGCACGCTAGCCACTTCCCCCGGTGCAGCGTCAACGGGCTGCTGTTGTCCTCCACGTCCAAAGGGGGCGCTGTTTGCGTGACTGACTGCGTGCCCCTGCTTCACTCGCACCTGTCCTTGGCACCTGTTACCCAACTGGCCCTCACCCAG gTAGACGTGTGGTGTTCGCAGACGCAGCAGAGGATTGTGGGATACTACCAAGCCAACGCATCCGTGTCGGACAGCAG cccTACGCAAGGAGCCCTGAAAATTGCAGACAAGATTGCCGAACAGTGCGATGGCGCCATTTTGCTCATG ctGGACGGGAGCAAAATGTCCCCGGACTAACGCGTCCCTCCCATCGTGATGTACGAGCGCAAAGACTCGAGATGGACCCTCAAAGACAAGCACAC AATCATGCTGCGGCAGTGGGAGGACACCCGCGCCATCGCCAGCCAGATGCTGgagtccggcgaccaatcccGCTTGGTGGATTTCGACAGCCACCTGGATGACATCACTAAAGACTGGACCAATCAGAAGCTCAACGCCAAGATCGCCGAGCTAGCGTCGCCCGCTAACGGCAATATctag
- the irf9 gene encoding interferon regulatory factor 9, giving the protein MSNVKARCTRKLRTWMVEQVSSGKYAGLRWEDESKTMFRIPWKHAGKQDFRKDEDAAIFKAWAEFKGNMDDKNPATWKTRLRCALNKSSEFSEVVERAQMDISEPYKVYRLVPSEDQDVETPQRKGGAKRGRKCKRENADDGDVVRVKRMKTDEVEPHVNEEEARENNLPKFLQTDAEVQEAPFKDILLDVRIEESFTPPPEDGDSLLVSVHYLGKQVLKRLIKGPNMRILYAPPSSLVPPTPAPDAFFPRVHLPPPSEDAPELLLSLLAFMEKGVVLTCTSRGVYGKRFCQGHVYWTGPLGSSSGFHKMDRGAEPVQLFDKDAFKEELESFRQNGGEPPQCTLTLCFGEKLSSSEDLSKKFIVVLVTLPWAQEQVESARPIFPSLNVIQSPLDEITLDLVAVPSQEQAPTP; this is encoded by the exons ATGAGCAACGTGAAAGCGAGATGCACCCGTAAACTTCGAACCTGGATGGTAGAACAG GTGAGCAGTGGTAAATATGCCGGTCTGAGGTGGGAGGATGAATCCAAAACCATGTTCCGCATCCCGTGGAAACACGCCGGAAAGCAGGACTTCCGGAAGGACGAGGACGCCGCCATCTTTAAG GCGTGGGCGGAATTTAAAGGCAACATGGACGACAAGAACCCGGCCACTTGGAAGACGCGTTTACGCTGCGCCCTCAACAAGAGCTCCGAGTTTAGCGAAGTTGTGGAGCGTGCCCAGATGGACATCTCGGAACCCTACAAAGTTTACCGGCTCGTGCCGTCCGAGGACCAAG ACGTGGAGACGCCCCAGCGCAAAGGAGGCGCCAAACGCGGCAGAAAGTGCAAACGCGAAAACGCAGACGATGGGGATGTGGTTCGGGTCAAGCGGATGAAGACGGATGAAGTGGAGCCG caCGTGAACGAAGAGGAAGCACGTGAAAATAACCTGCCAAAATTCCTCCAGACAGACGCTGAAGTACAGGAAGCAC CGTTTAAAGATATTCTACTGGATGTCCGCATTGAGGAGAGTTTTACGCCGCCCCCTGAAG ATGGCGACTCGTTGTTGGTGTCAGTGCATTATTTGGGCAAGCAAGTGCTGAAGCGGCTGATCAAGGGCCCCAACATGCGCATCCTGTACGCGCCGCCATCCTCGCTCGTGCCGCCCACGCCGGCCCCCGATGCTTTCTTCCCGCGCGTCCACCTGCCGCCGCCCTCGGAAGACGCGCCCGAATTGCTCCTCTCTCTGCTGGCTTTCATGGAGAAGGGCGTGGTGTTGACGTGCACGTCGCGGGGCGTCTACGGGAAGCGTTTCTGTCAGGGCCATGTCTACTGGACGGGGCCACTGGGGTCCTCTTCGGGGTTCCACAAAATGGACCGGGGCGCCGAGCCCGTCCAGCTCTTCGACAAAGACGCCTTTAAGGAAg AACTTGAGAGCTTCCgtcaaaatggcggcgagccGCCACAATGCACCCTGACGCTTTGCTTTGGCGAAAAACTAAGCAGCTCTGAAGATCTGTCCAAAAAATTCATCGTCGTCCTG GTGACGCTTCCGTGGGCGCAGGAGCAAGTAGAAAGCGCTCGTCCCATTTTCCCCTCGCTCAACGTGATCCAGTCTCCGTTGGACGAGATCACGCTCGACCTTGTGGCTGTGCCCAGTCAGGAGCAGGCGCCGACGCCTTGA